From one Idiomarina sp. X4 genomic stretch:
- a CDS encoding DUF3016 domain-containing protein, protein MRIRSLVVLMALSFSALSFAGEAEVKWEGVDKYTDFEPANGHEERYQEKVKGQLAEHIQTLAKELPEGQKLTLTVTDVDLTGRLEPTFGRSTSNYVRIVREIDFPRIHFNYQLTDSSGQVIKKGQEKLKNMGFNYDSLASVKRRNDLYFEEEMLTRWFNETLREKS, encoded by the coding sequence ATGCGTATCCGTAGTTTGGTCGTTTTAATGGCACTTTCATTCAGTGCTCTTTCCTTTGCGGGAGAGGCTGAAGTTAAATGGGAAGGTGTTGATAAATACACCGATTTTGAGCCGGCTAATGGCCATGAAGAGCGTTATCAGGAAAAAGTGAAAGGGCAGCTCGCTGAGCATATTCAGACTCTTGCAAAAGAGTTACCAGAGGGACAAAAGCTCACTTTAACGGTAACCGATGTCGACTTAACGGGTCGTTTAGAGCCAACGTTTGGACGTTCAACCTCGAACTATGTGCGGATTGTTCGTGAAATAGACTTTCCGCGTATTCACTTTAATTATCAGCTAACTGACAGCAGCGGGCAGGTGATAAAGAAAGGCCAGGAGAAGTTAAAGAACATGGGCTTTAACTATGACAGCCTGGCTTCAGTAAAACGTCGCAACGATTTGTATTTTGAAGAAGAAATGCTGACTCGATGGTTTAATGAAACCTTACGCGAAAAGAGCTAA
- the trmA gene encoding tRNA (uridine(54)-C5)-methyltransferase TrmA produces MTYKKIDTANYPEQFRSKEESLIKKLSKFGVQQLDTFESPQKHYRMRAEFRVWHEGDDLYYIMFNPETREKIRMDEFLPGSELINRLMKQLIEKLKPNPVLRNKLFQVDFLTTTTNQAVISLLYHRALDDEWEKEATTLREEFKELADINIIGRARKQKRVLFDDSVVEHIHVGNKTYQSIQTENSFTQPNAKINEAMIGWVKQHIGQNDHDLLELYCGNGNFTLPLAENFQRVLATEISKSSVASARKSAELNNIENVTVVRMSAEEFTEALNGERTSRRADEADIKSFNCETVLVDPPRAGLDAETLKMVSAYSRIIYISCNPDTLAENLDYLTETHEITAAAMFDQFPYTDHVETGVVLKAKAD; encoded by the coding sequence ATGACGTACAAAAAGATTGATACAGCAAACTACCCAGAGCAGTTCCGAAGCAAAGAAGAAAGCTTAATAAAGAAGTTGTCGAAATTTGGGGTACAACAACTGGATACTTTCGAGTCCCCCCAAAAGCACTACCGTATGCGTGCTGAGTTTCGTGTTTGGCATGAGGGCGATGATCTTTATTACATCATGTTCAACCCGGAAACGCGGGAAAAAATCCGTATGGACGAATTTTTACCGGGTAGCGAGTTAATTAATCGCTTAATGAAACAACTAATAGAAAAGCTAAAACCTAATCCAGTACTCAGGAACAAGCTTTTTCAAGTCGATTTTCTTACGACAACAACGAATCAAGCTGTTATCTCTTTGCTTTATCATCGCGCCCTGGATGACGAATGGGAAAAGGAAGCCACAACTTTACGTGAAGAGTTTAAAGAGTTGGCAGACATTAATATTATTGGTCGTGCTCGAAAGCAAAAACGGGTTTTGTTTGACGACAGTGTTGTCGAGCATATCCACGTCGGAAATAAAACCTACCAATCGATTCAAACCGAAAATAGCTTTACCCAGCCCAATGCAAAAATTAACGAAGCGATGATTGGTTGGGTCAAACAGCATATCGGGCAAAATGATCATGACTTATTGGAGCTGTACTGCGGTAACGGCAACTTCACCCTACCTTTAGCAGAAAACTTCCAGCGAGTTTTAGCTACAGAAATTAGTAAAAGCTCGGTGGCGTCAGCTCGGAAAAGCGCTGAGCTGAATAACATTGAAAATGTCACCGTTGTTCGTATGTCTGCTGAAGAATTTACTGAGGCGTTAAATGGTGAGCGAACATCTCGTCGCGCGGATGAGGCTGATATTAAAAGCTTTAATTGCGAGACCGTGTTGGTTGACCCGCCTCGCGCTGGGCTTGATGCTGAAACACTGAAAATGGTGTCGGCTTATTCCAGAATTATCTACATTTCCTGCAACCCGGATACGTTAGCAGAGAACTTAGATTATTTAACGGAAACTCATGAGATTACTGCCGCCGCTATGTTTGATCAATTTCCATATACTGATCATGTAGAAACGGGAGTCGTACTTAAGGCTAAAGCTGACTAG
- a CDS encoding primosomal replication protein PriC, with the protein MSDSFDSVEQKIQEHLQILYRQVVDADQYLDDMRQQGKAKFQGVFAEQTIFNSKGNKFQPYLNEITENFEAWKQDQSNEELLQLLVQQLQLMTETLARLKAIRQAG; encoded by the coding sequence ATGAGCGACAGCTTTGACAGTGTTGAACAGAAAATTCAAGAGCACCTGCAAATTCTCTACAGACAAGTCGTCGATGCCGATCAGTATCTAGATGACATGCGCCAGCAAGGTAAGGCTAAGTTTCAGGGCGTGTTTGCCGAGCAAACGATTTTTAATAGTAAAGGCAATAAGTTTCAGCCTTATTTAAATGAAATTACCGAAAACTTTGAAGCCTGGAAACAAGACCAGAGTAATGAAGAGTTGCTGCAGCTACTGGTTCAGCAACTGCAGCTCATGACAGAAACTCTAGCGAGGCTGAAGGCTATTCGCCAAGCAGGTTAG
- a CDS encoding copper chaperone PCu(A)C has product MRTLLAGIFTLLMTSTVYADVVTFSEGWARESIPGAENGAAYGKLANPSQKALIIKGVSGSVADKIEVHTHVMTDGMMSMQQVKALELPPNEQITFEPGSYHFMLFGLSSPLKSGQSFDLQLHFTNGETQQISIRVK; this is encoded by the coding sequence ATGCGTACATTACTGGCTGGTATCTTTACACTATTAATGACATCGACGGTATACGCCGATGTCGTTACTTTTTCCGAAGGATGGGCGCGAGAAAGCATACCCGGAGCGGAGAATGGAGCCGCTTACGGCAAGTTAGCCAACCCGTCTCAAAAAGCCCTCATTATAAAGGGCGTGAGCGGTTCCGTTGCAGACAAAATAGAAGTCCATACTCATGTGATGACCGATGGAATGATGTCGATGCAACAGGTAAAGGCGCTTGAATTACCTCCAAATGAACAAATAACCTTTGAACCCGGAAGCTATCACTTCATGTTATTTGGACTCTCGTCACCGCTGAAAAGTGGGCAATCGTTTGATTTGCAATTACACTTTACCAATGGTGAAACCCAGCAAATTTCCATTCGTGTTAAATAA
- the epmB gene encoding EF-P beta-lysylation protein EpmB: MGENAVSISPRADWLYELKKSYTRPEDLLSALQLNASTYANDIKARQLFSMRVPRPFVRQMKVGDPHDPLLRQVLPLAEEFTVEPGFSKDPLDEQTSPANGLLHKYHGRVLLILQGGCAVNCRYCFRRHFPYDELTISQRQIDETLDYIKQNPDVNEVILSGGDPLMAKDERLQKLVHELEALPQLTRLRIHSRLPVVIPSRLTNELLTAFTQSRLQVVLVIHANHANEISGELAANLKNWHNAGIHLLNQSVLLRGVNDSTDALCHLSETLFSANVLPYYLHQLDKVEGASHFEVNDNEAQQLWLGMTQKLPGFLVPKLVREQANKPSKTAIMPDGLTT, encoded by the coding sequence ATGGGCGAAAATGCAGTATCGATCAGTCCAAGAGCCGACTGGCTATACGAATTAAAAAAGTCATATACTCGTCCCGAAGACTTGCTTTCCGCCTTGCAGCTTAACGCCAGTACTTACGCCAACGACATAAAAGCTCGACAATTGTTTTCTATGCGGGTACCACGCCCGTTCGTGCGACAAATGAAAGTCGGCGACCCTCATGACCCGTTGCTTCGCCAAGTGCTTCCTCTCGCAGAGGAATTTACCGTCGAACCTGGGTTTAGCAAAGATCCGCTAGACGAGCAGACCTCACCTGCTAATGGGTTACTGCACAAGTACCACGGGCGTGTTTTACTCATTTTACAAGGTGGGTGTGCCGTTAACTGTCGCTATTGTTTTCGCCGTCATTTCCCGTATGACGAATTAACCATTAGCCAACGCCAAATCGATGAAACCTTAGACTACATAAAACAAAATCCGGACGTTAACGAAGTTATTCTCAGCGGCGGCGACCCACTAATGGCTAAGGATGAGCGGTTGCAAAAGCTCGTGCATGAGCTGGAAGCTCTGCCTCAGCTAACCAGACTGCGTATTCACAGTCGATTGCCGGTCGTTATTCCGTCCAGACTAACGAATGAATTATTAACTGCTTTTACCCAAAGCCGCTTGCAAGTCGTGTTAGTCATACATGCAAATCACGCAAATGAGATTTCTGGCGAGTTGGCCGCCAATTTAAAAAATTGGCATAACGCCGGCATACATCTGCTGAACCAAAGCGTTTTGCTAAGAGGGGTTAATGACAGTACAGATGCACTTTGTCATTTGAGCGAAACGCTGTTCAGCGCAAACGTGTTACCCTACTATCTGCACCAGCTCGACAAAGTTGAGGGCGCCAGTCATTTTGAAGTGAATGACAATGAAGCTCAGCAACTTTGGTTAGGCATGACACAAAAGTTACCTGGCTTTTTAGTTCCTAAGCTCGTTCGGGAACAAGCCAATAAACCCAGTAAAACAGCCATAATGCCCGATGGCTTAACAACATAA
- the cutA gene encoding divalent-cation tolerance protein CutA has translation MVKLFYCTTDSQSSANELAVSVVEQQLAACVNIIPGITSVYHWDNEIQHDQEWLLLIKTTDEMSEPLKDAILKAHPYDSPELISVNVTDGLPDYLQWVQDTVK, from the coding sequence ATGGTCAAACTCTTCTATTGCACAACCGACAGTCAGTCATCTGCTAATGAGCTGGCCGTTTCAGTCGTGGAACAGCAATTGGCCGCCTGCGTTAATATCATCCCGGGCATTACCTCGGTGTATCATTGGGATAACGAGATTCAACACGATCAAGAGTGGTTGCTACTGATAAAAACCACTGACGAGATGTCTGAGCCGCTCAAAGACGCCATACTAAAAGCACACCCGTACGATTCGCCAGAGCTTATCAGTGTCAATGTTACCGATGGCTTACCTGATTATCTGCAGTGGGTTCAGGATACCGTAAAATGA
- a CDS encoding TonB-dependent receptor plug domain-containing protein, with the protein MKRINPITLALASSFLVAPVALAQNADTNDSAEVEEVIQVVGSRLSMRTATDGSAPVDIISGEDLAATGMTDTAKALQYAVPSFNFPSSSITDGSDAVRPASLRGLSPDHTLVLINGKRRHSSALVHLNGTTGRGSSNVDLNAIPMSAIKRIEVLRDGAAALYGSDAIAGVINVVLKDNSEGGSASFQLGQTHKGDGEQWRASASTGFSVGEDGALTLSGELQHKNRTNRAGPDTRQQYPLLENGDPDPREETFDRQSFHIGQAEYENASLFANFDMTLGDGRIYAFGGMSDRKSESGAFYRRAIQSNTLTEIYPDGFLPILAPDVKDYSMYAGYEWYLGEWILDFSGGYGVSEFQYNVENSLNASLGPDVTPTSFDAGTLTNEESNITFDAQRFVPFVNNSDLSIAFGVSYRDNTYQIEAGEEASYINGGYEDRPAGSQGYTGFRPDAEVNQSRDNVGVYFETENQLTTDFMWGAAVRYEDYSDFGDNTSWKVSGRYDITDRIAVRGAVNTGFRAPSAQQLYFTNISTLAVDVDGETVLQRSGTFNSLSPVTEALNIPDLEPEESDSISAGIVWNGYDGLAITLDYFRINIDDRIILSNQVFPGDSPAVADALSTVSAENARFFINAVDTKTEGLDIVASKTFSLNDFGELKAQLAYGFNNTEIESVNLPPLFDGLESVLFDYDEKIRMTDSTPDHSGSLGFTHSLGNWKTDVRFNYFGTYIIGDYDTGETAEEANDTYGPNWVTDISVKYAFSDDLSLIVGGQNVFSEYPEEQPVESVFDTIFKYPNTNSPIGFNGAYFYSEVEYKF; encoded by the coding sequence ATGAAACGTATAAATCCTATAACACTAGCTTTGGCTAGTAGTTTTCTTGTCGCTCCAGTAGCATTAGCACAAAATGCTGATACAAATGACAGTGCAGAGGTTGAAGAGGTTATTCAGGTTGTAGGTTCTCGTTTATCGATGAGAACAGCGACTGATGGTTCTGCGCCAGTCGACATTATTAGCGGAGAAGATCTAGCTGCCACAGGAATGACCGATACAGCAAAAGCACTTCAATATGCTGTACCAAGTTTTAACTTCCCATCATCTTCTATTACGGATGGTAGTGACGCTGTTAGACCAGCCTCACTAAGAGGTTTATCGCCTGATCATACGCTCGTCCTTATCAACGGCAAACGGCGTCACAGTTCTGCTTTAGTCCACTTAAATGGGACAACGGGGCGAGGTAGCTCAAACGTTGACCTTAACGCTATACCAATGTCGGCCATAAAACGCATTGAGGTCTTAAGAGATGGCGCTGCTGCACTTTACGGCTCAGATGCTATTGCTGGTGTGATTAACGTTGTATTGAAAGACAATTCAGAAGGTGGTAGTGCGAGCTTTCAGCTTGGCCAAACACATAAAGGTGATGGTGAACAATGGCGCGCATCGGCTAGTACTGGCTTTTCGGTGGGCGAAGACGGTGCGTTAACGTTGTCTGGAGAACTTCAACATAAAAACCGTACCAATAGAGCAGGTCCAGATACTCGGCAACAGTATCCATTGCTTGAAAACGGTGACCCAGATCCCCGAGAAGAGACCTTTGATAGACAAAGTTTTCATATTGGCCAAGCTGAATACGAGAACGCCTCTTTATTTGCTAACTTCGATATGACTTTGGGCGACGGTAGGATTTATGCTTTTGGCGGCATGAGTGACCGTAAATCTGAGTCCGGGGCTTTTTACAGAAGAGCGATTCAAAGTAACACGTTGACTGAAATCTACCCTGACGGGTTTCTGCCTATTCTAGCACCTGATGTTAAAGACTACTCTATGTACGCCGGTTATGAGTGGTACTTGGGTGAATGGATTTTAGATTTTAGTGGTGGTTATGGTGTTAGTGAGTTCCAATATAATGTTGAGAACTCATTGAATGCATCTCTGGGGCCTGACGTAACTCCAACCTCGTTCGATGCGGGAACTCTGACGAACGAAGAATCGAATATCACATTCGATGCTCAGCGTTTTGTCCCGTTTGTGAACAATTCTGATTTATCGATTGCGTTTGGTGTGAGCTACCGCGACAATACTTACCAAATTGAAGCTGGTGAAGAGGCTTCTTATATTAACGGTGGTTACGAGGATCGTCCTGCCGGGAGTCAGGGCTACACAGGCTTTAGGCCTGACGCGGAAGTTAACCAAAGCCGTGACAATGTTGGCGTGTACTTCGAAACCGAAAACCAGCTAACTACAGACTTTATGTGGGGCGCAGCGGTACGCTATGAAGACTATTCAGACTTTGGTGACAATACGAGCTGGAAGGTATCGGGACGCTACGACATTACGGACAGAATAGCGGTACGTGGCGCGGTTAATACCGGTTTTAGAGCACCCAGTGCCCAACAACTTTATTTCACCAACATCTCGACTCTGGCTGTTGATGTTGATGGCGAGACAGTTCTGCAACGCTCTGGAACCTTTAACTCTCTGAGTCCGGTTACAGAGGCTTTGAATATCCCTGATCTTGAACCAGAAGAATCTGACAGTATCAGTGCAGGTATTGTCTGGAATGGTTATGACGGTTTGGCCATTACATTAGACTATTTCCGAATCAATATTGATGACCGCATTATTTTATCAAACCAAGTGTTTCCGGGTGACTCGCCGGCTGTGGCCGATGCGCTAAGCACGGTGTCCGCAGAAAATGCCCGATTTTTTATCAATGCAGTTGATACAAAAACAGAAGGCTTGGATATTGTTGCGAGCAAGACATTTAGCTTAAATGACTTTGGTGAGCTAAAAGCACAACTTGCTTATGGCTTTAATAACACGGAAATAGAGTCAGTTAATTTGCCGCCACTTTTTGATGGGCTTGAGTCGGTATTATTCGATTATGACGAAAAAATCCGTATGACCGATTCAACACCAGATCATAGTGGCTCGTTGGGCTTTACTCATTCATTAGGAAACTGGAAAACAGACGTACGTTTTAATTACTTTGGAACTTACATTATTGGTGATTACGACACAGGAGAGACTGCCGAAGAAGCCAATGATACTTATGGACCCAATTGGGTGACTGACATTTCAGTGAAATACGCATTTTCTGATGACCTCAGCTTAATCGTTGGTGGCCAGAACGTGTTTAGTGAGTATCCAGAAGAACAACCGGTAGAAAGTGTGTTTGATACGATATTTAAGTATCCTAATACAAACTCGCCTATTGGATTCAACGGCGCTTACTTCTATTCCGAAGTTGAGTACAAGTTCTAA
- the efp gene encoding elongation factor P, translating into MANYSTSEFKGGLKIMQDGEPCSIVENEMVKPGKGQAFNRVKIRKLISGKVVEKTFKSGESVEGADVIELELSYLYNDGEFWHFMNNETFEQVAADAKAVGDSEKWLVEQDVCTLILWEGNPISVQPPNFVELEVTETDPGLKGDTAGTGGKPATLSTGAVVRVPLFVQIGEVIKVDTRSGEYVSRVQK; encoded by the coding sequence ATGGCAAATTACAGCACAAGTGAATTCAAAGGCGGTTTAAAAATCATGCAAGACGGTGAGCCGTGTTCGATCGTCGAAAATGAAATGGTTAAGCCTGGTAAAGGCCAAGCGTTTAACCGTGTGAAAATCCGTAAGTTAATTAGCGGAAAAGTAGTAGAAAAAACCTTTAAATCGGGCGAGTCGGTTGAAGGTGCTGATGTTATCGAACTTGAATTGTCTTATTTATACAATGACGGCGAGTTCTGGCACTTCATGAACAATGAAACTTTCGAGCAAGTTGCTGCTGACGCTAAAGCGGTTGGCGACTCAGAAAAATGGCTCGTAGAGCAAGATGTGTGCACGCTTATTCTTTGGGAGGGTAACCCTATCAGTGTGCAGCCGCCAAACTTTGTTGAATTAGAAGTTACCGAGACCGACCCAGGTTTGAAAGGTGATACTGCAGGAACCGGTGGTAAACCGGCAACCTTGAGTACGGGGGCCGTTGTTCGAGTGCCACTTTTCGTACAAATTGGTGAAGTGATAAAAGTGGACACTCGCTCTGGCGAATACGTCTCACGCGTTCAGAAGTAA
- a CDS encoding co-chaperone GroES — MKLRPLHDRVIIKRIEVEAKSAGGIVLTGSAAEKSTRGEVVAVGNGRILDNGEVRALDVKAGDKVLFNEGYGVKTEKIDGEEYLIMSESDILAIEE, encoded by the coding sequence ATGAAACTTCGTCCTTTACACGATCGAGTCATTATTAAACGCATCGAAGTCGAAGCAAAATCGGCAGGCGGCATTGTTCTGACTGGTTCTGCGGCAGAAAAATCCACACGCGGTGAAGTCGTCGCTGTAGGTAATGGCCGTATTTTGGATAACGGTGAAGTGCGTGCGCTGGACGTAAAAGCCGGCGACAAGGTTCTGTTCAACGAAGGTTACGGTGTCAAAACCGAGAAAATCGACGGTGAAGAGTACTTGATCATGAGCGAAAGCGACATTTTGGCTATCGAAGAATAA
- a CDS encoding MerC domain-containing protein yields the protein MQANTPKNLDKAGIWITTLCAIHCLLLPLILPLLAMAGLAFIGEDALENSILGLSVFIGLWSLVSGARKHGNWNLLPLLLLGAAIYSQRDVLGHWGEPVIILFGAGLIVYAHVSNLRLIKKLAFTSSQQPL from the coding sequence ATGCAGGCCAATACGCCCAAAAACTTAGATAAAGCAGGAATTTGGATTACTACATTATGTGCTATCCACTGCTTGCTGCTGCCTCTTATTCTGCCATTACTCGCAATGGCGGGCTTAGCCTTTATCGGTGAGGATGCGTTAGAAAACTCAATCCTTGGACTGAGCGTCTTTATCGGACTTTGGTCATTGGTGAGTGGAGCACGCAAGCACGGTAACTGGAATTTATTGCCGCTGTTACTCTTGGGGGCTGCTATTTACTCACAGCGAGACGTGCTTGGTCATTGGGGCGAACCCGTCATTATTCTATTTGGCGCAGGCTTGATCGTATACGCTCACGTTTCAAACTTACGCCTTATTAAAAAGTTGGCTTTTACTTCCTCTCAGCAACCTTTGTAA
- the epmA gene encoding EF-P lysine aminoacylase EpmA — protein sequence MSWRPDASWSMLQQRAELFKSVRQFFEKRGVTEVDTHLLSQYGVSDIHLKNLSTEFSQSLPSGSHTLYLQTSPEFAMKRIIAAYQQDIYQLSHVVRDDEVGRFHNPEFTLLEWYRVGYDDTALIDEVSELLSETCGALPLVKRTYQECFLNVLKLDPLTPEGIESIRQHLAELPSLTDWMQKETDASTILQVAFSECIEPTFPKNTPQCVTHFPVEQAALARVDEFDTRVAKRFEVYYQGVELANGYHELTDAVDQKKRFQDDNQKRRVRAQSQMAADDRLIAALESGLPDCAGVALGFDRLLMIKSGAQHISEVLPFTINNA from the coding sequence ATGAGCTGGCGCCCTGACGCAAGTTGGAGCATGCTGCAACAGCGGGCTGAGCTGTTTAAGTCGGTGCGCCAGTTTTTCGAAAAGCGGGGTGTGACTGAAGTCGATACTCATTTGCTTTCCCAGTATGGTGTTAGCGACATTCATCTAAAAAACCTGTCTACTGAGTTTAGCCAGTCTCTTCCATCCGGTTCACACACACTGTATTTGCAAACTTCCCCTGAGTTTGCAATGAAACGAATTATTGCCGCTTACCAGCAAGATATTTATCAGCTCAGCCATGTTGTTCGTGATGATGAAGTTGGGCGCTTCCACAATCCTGAATTTACGTTGCTTGAGTGGTATCGGGTGGGTTATGACGATACGGCGCTTATTGACGAAGTATCTGAGCTGCTATCAGAAACCTGTGGTGCTCTCCCCTTAGTTAAACGAACATATCAGGAATGCTTCCTGAATGTCTTGAAGCTAGACCCGCTTACACCAGAGGGTATAGAGAGTATAAGACAACATTTAGCAGAGTTGCCTAGTCTTACTGATTGGATGCAAAAAGAAACGGATGCATCGACGATATTGCAAGTCGCGTTCTCTGAATGTATTGAGCCAACCTTTCCTAAGAACACGCCACAGTGTGTGACACACTTCCCTGTAGAGCAAGCAGCATTGGCTAGAGTAGATGAGTTCGATACACGGGTCGCAAAACGGTTTGAGGTTTATTATCAAGGTGTCGAGCTTGCCAACGGTTATCATGAACTGACCGATGCCGTTGATCAGAAAAAGCGTTTTCAAGACGATAACCAAAAAAGACGTGTAAGAGCGCAGTCGCAAATGGCCGCAGACGATCGACTAATCGCCGCTTTAGAATCTGGTTTACCGGACTGTGCAGGCGTTGCTTTAGGTTTCGATAGGCTGCTAATGATAAAATCTGGCGCTCAGCACATTAGCGAAGTGCTTCCTTTCACTATTAATAACGCCTAA
- the groL gene encoding chaperonin GroEL (60 kDa chaperone family; promotes refolding of misfolded polypeptides especially under stressful conditions; forms two stacked rings of heptamers to form a barrel-shaped 14mer; ends can be capped by GroES; misfolded proteins enter the barrel where they are refolded when GroES binds), which produces MAAKEVKFGNTARQKMLKGVNVLADAVKVTLGPKGRNVVLDKSFGAPNITKDGVSVAKEIELEDKFENMGAQMVKEVASKANDEAGDGTTTATVLAQAIVNEGLKAVAAGMNPMDLKRGIDKAVIAAVEELKKISQPCADSKAIAQVGTISANADETIGQIIAEAMDKVGQEGVITVEEGQALTDELDVVEGMQFDRGYLSPYFINNQESGSVELDNPFILLVDKKISNIRELLPVLEGVSKAGKPLLIIAEDVEGEALATLVVNNMRGIVKVAAVKAPGFGDRRKAMLQDIAVLTGGTVVSEEIGMELEKTQLEDLGTAKRVVITKDNTTVVDGNGDDAAIEGRVTQIKQQMEETTSDYDREKLQERLAKLAGGVAVIKVGAATEVEMKEKKARVEDALHATRAAVEEGVVPGGGVALVRAASKLGELRGDNEEQNVGIRLALRAMEAPLRQIATNAGAEASVVANNVRDGEGNYGYNAGNDTYGDMLEMGILDPTKVTRSALQFASSVGALMITTEAMIADIPQDDNAGGMGGDMGGMGGMGGMM; this is translated from the coding sequence ATGGCAGCTAAAGAAGTTAAGTTTGGTAACACAGCGCGTCAAAAAATGCTGAAAGGCGTCAATGTACTGGCTGACGCAGTAAAAGTAACCTTAGGCCCTAAAGGTCGTAACGTGGTTCTAGATAAGTCATTTGGTGCGCCGAACATCACTAAAGATGGTGTGTCCGTTGCAAAAGAAATCGAGCTGGAAGACAAGTTCGAAAACATGGGCGCACAGATGGTTAAAGAAGTTGCGTCTAAAGCAAACGACGAAGCTGGTGACGGTACAACTACTGCGACCGTATTAGCGCAAGCTATCGTAAACGAAGGCTTGAAAGCTGTTGCGGCGGGTATGAATCCAATGGATTTAAAACGCGGTATCGACAAAGCGGTTATCGCTGCTGTTGAAGAGTTGAAGAAAATTTCTCAACCATGTGCCGACAGCAAAGCGATTGCGCAGGTTGGTACTATTTCGGCAAACGCTGACGAAACTATCGGTCAAATCATCGCCGAAGCAATGGACAAAGTAGGTCAGGAAGGCGTTATCACTGTTGAAGAAGGTCAGGCATTGACTGACGAACTTGATGTGGTCGAAGGTATGCAATTCGACCGTGGTTACCTGTCTCCTTACTTCATTAACAATCAGGAAAGCGGTTCAGTTGAACTGGATAACCCGTTCATCCTGTTGGTGGATAAGAAAATCTCTAATATCCGCGAATTACTGCCGGTATTAGAAGGTGTTTCTAAAGCAGGTAAACCATTGTTGATCATCGCTGAAGATGTTGAAGGCGAAGCGTTGGCGACATTGGTTGTAAATAACATGCGTGGCATTGTTAAAGTGGCTGCCGTTAAAGCTCCTGGCTTTGGTGATCGCCGTAAAGCAATGCTGCAAGACATCGCAGTATTGACAGGTGGTACTGTTGTTTCTGAAGAAATCGGCATGGAGTTGGAGAAAACTCAGCTGGAAGATTTAGGCACAGCGAAACGTGTGGTTATCACTAAAGATAACACCACTGTTGTTGATGGTAATGGCGATGACGCTGCTATTGAAGGCCGCGTAACACAAATTAAACAACAGATGGAAGAAACCACTTCTGACTACGATCGCGAAAAACTGCAAGAACGTCTGGCGAAGTTAGCCGGTGGTGTTGCAGTCATTAAAGTAGGCGCTGCGACCGAAGTTGAAATGAAAGAGAAGAAAGCACGCGTGGAAGATGCTCTGCACGCAACTCGTGCTGCGGTTGAAGAAGGCGTTGTCCCAGGTGGTGGTGTTGCACTGGTTCGTGCAGCGAGCAAACTGGGTGAACTACGTGGTGACAATGAAGAGCAAAACGTCGGTATTCGTTTAGCACTGCGCGCAATGGAAGCACCACTGCGTCAAATCGCAACCAACGCAGGTGCGGAAGCGTCTGTTGTTGCTAACAACGTACGTGATGGAGAAGGCAACTACGGTTACAACGCAGGTAACGATACCTATGGCGATATGCTGGAAATGGGTATTTTGGATCCAACCAAAGTAACTCGTTCAGCGCTGCAGTTTGCTTCTTCAGTTGGTGCGCTGATGATTACTACTGAAGCTATGATTGCTGACATCCCGCAAGACGATAACGCTGGCGGAATGGGCGGCGACATGGGTGGCATGGGCGGAATGGGCGGCATGATGTGA